The following proteins are co-located in the Acidimicrobiia bacterium genome:
- a CDS encoding PASTA domain-containing protein, which yields MTVSGVSDLVGTVLTDRYRLRVPIGTGGGGRVYLADDIRLRRRVAVKVLHAALAEDAGFLRRFRAEAQLAASLHHPNIMAVYDWGQDGLPFMVLEYLAGGSLRSMLDAGVHLSPAQAAHVGREVGAALEHAQQRGLVHRDIKPANLLFDEHGIVRVADFGLARALAEASWTEPAGAVLGTARYAAPEQGLGTPLDGRADLYALSLVLIEAVTGRVPGVADTPIGTLAGRAQRSVVAPEEMGPLAAVVERAGRADPDERYPDARTMRDALEAASEQLPPPAALTLVGAGEVATDANPTQMRAETSHEVFDQDADAEPIGPEPAVTTSTGRRVAPWIVAAVILMALAAAAFALVQSPASTVPAPQLVGLSTDAAEQVADETGLSLDVVEEVEAAEPAGTVLEQRPVAGAFMNEDGTVDLVVSAGPPPVAVPTLEGLAVADAVREIEDAGFIVGEQSREPSETVPFDTVISQDPAAGEEIAGGSTINILISDGPPLRTIPALSGATFDDAAAQLADLGLEVARTDEFSDDVAEGSVISTSPGAGEQARRGDTVTVQVSKGPDLVVVPSVVGLGIDAATAALEDKGLGFEVDTSNFTPGAAVATQSEAADTEVKRGTVVTISF from the coding sequence ATGACCGTGAGTGGAGTCTCCGACCTGGTCGGGACGGTTCTCACCGACCGGTACCGGTTGCGCGTCCCCATCGGGACCGGCGGTGGCGGTCGGGTGTACCTCGCCGACGACATCCGGCTGCGCCGCCGCGTGGCCGTCAAGGTGCTGCACGCCGCCCTCGCCGAGGACGCCGGCTTCCTCCGCCGGTTCCGGGCCGAGGCGCAACTGGCGGCCTCGCTGCACCATCCCAACATCATGGCGGTCTACGACTGGGGCCAGGACGGACTGCCGTTCATGGTCCTCGAGTACCTCGCCGGCGGAAGCCTCCGCAGCATGCTCGACGCCGGCGTGCACCTGTCGCCCGCACAGGCGGCCCATGTCGGGCGTGAGGTCGGGGCCGCACTCGAGCACGCGCAACAACGCGGTCTCGTGCACCGCGACATCAAGCCCGCCAACCTCCTCTTCGACGAGCACGGCATCGTGCGCGTCGCCGACTTCGGCCTCGCCCGGGCTCTCGCCGAGGCGAGCTGGACGGAGCCGGCCGGGGCCGTGCTGGGGACGGCGCGCTACGCCGCGCCCGAGCAGGGTCTCGGAACACCACTCGACGGACGCGCCGACCTCTACGCACTGTCGCTCGTGCTGATCGAGGCGGTCACGGGGCGCGTGCCCGGCGTCGCGGACACGCCCATCGGAACACTCGCCGGGCGGGCACAGCGCTCGGTCGTCGCCCCCGAGGAGATGGGACCGCTCGCAGCGGTCGTCGAGAGGGCCGGGCGCGCCGACCCCGACGAGCGCTACCCGGACGCCCGGACGATGCGCGACGCCCTCGAGGCCGCCTCCGAGCAGCTCCCACCGCCGGCGGCGCTCACGCTCGTGGGCGCGGGCGAGGTCGCCACCGACGCCAACCCGACCCAGATGCGGGCCGAGACCTCACACGAGGTCTTCGACCAGGACGCCGATGCGGAGCCCATCGGGCCCGAGCCGGCCGTCACCACGTCCACCGGGCGGCGTGTCGCCCCGTGGATCGTCGCGGCCGTGATCCTCATGGCCCTGGCCGCAGCGGCGTTCGCGCTGGTGCAGAGCCCGGCGTCGACGGTGCCGGCACCCCAGCTCGTCGGGTTGAGCACCGACGCAGCCGAACAGGTCGCCGACGAGACGGGACTGTCGCTCGACGTCGTGGAGGAGGTGGAGGCCGCCGAGCCCGCCGGCACGGTCCTGGAGCAGAGGCCGGTGGCCGGGGCGTTCATGAACGAGGACGGGACCGTCGACCTCGTGGTGTCGGCCGGCCCACCACCCGTGGCCGTCCCGACCCTCGAGGGGCTCGCCGTCGCCGACGCGGTCCGTGAGATCGAGGACGCCGGTTTCATCGTGGGCGAGCAGTCGCGAGAGCCCTCCGAGACCGTTCCCTTCGACACGGTCATCAGCCAGGACCCGGCCGCCGGTGAGGAGATCGCCGGTGGGTCGACGATCAACATCCTCATCAGTGACGGGCCTCCGCTACGGACGATCCCGGCGCTGTCGGGAGCGACGTTCGACGACGCCGCGGCGCAGCTGGCCGACCTGGGCCTCGAGGTGGCGCGCACAGACGAGTTCAGCGATGACGTGGCCGAGGGATCGGTGATCTCCACGAGTCCCGGGGCCGGCGAGCAGGCGCGGCGGGGCGACACGGTCACCGTCCAGGTCAGCAAGGGCCCCGACCTCGTGGTCGTCCCGTCGGTCGTCGGGTTGGGGATCGACGCCGCCACGGCCGCCCTCGAGGACAAGGGCCTCGGCTTCGAGGTGGACACGTCGAACTTCACGCCCGGCGCCGCCGTGGCGACCCAGAGTGAGGCAGCCGACACCGAGGTGAAGCGCGGCACCGTCGTCACGATCTCGTTCTGA
- the gatA gene encoding Asp-tRNA(Asn)/Glu-tRNA(Gln) amidotransferase subunit GatA, with the protein MSTGGVEDLAARIRSGARSAREVTEEALGAIEDRDGELSAFLHVAADEARRTADGIDETVRSGDDPGPLAGVPVAVKDNFCTAGVPTTCGSRILDGWRPPYSATAVRRLLGAGAVIVGKTNLDEFAMGSSTENSAFGATRNPHDPDRVPGGSSGGSAAAVGADLVPLAFGSDTGGSIRQPAAFCGVVGVKPTYGAVSRYGLVAFASSLDQIGPFGAGVRDAAVGLEVVAGHDPADSTSIREDAPDITAGLEDGVAGLRVGLIRELTGVEGVAPEVSTATTNAAAALEAAGAHVDEVSVPSAEYALSAYYLLAPAEASSNLARFDGVRYGLRVDADEVEEMNRKTRAAGFGAEVKRRIMLGTYALSAGYYDAYYGRAQRVRTLVIREFREAYTDHDVLLSPTSPTTAFAQGERVDDPLSMYLSDVCTVASNLSGDPAMSVPFGTDAEGLPIGVQVLAPALGEPVMFRAARAIEQAAPDTGDGVAT; encoded by the coding sequence GTGAGCACCGGCGGGGTGGAGGATCTGGCGGCCCGGATCCGATCGGGGGCCCGGAGCGCACGGGAGGTCACCGAGGAGGCGCTGGGCGCCATCGAGGACCGCGACGGTGAGCTCTCGGCCTTCCTTCACGTGGCCGCCGACGAGGCGCGCCGCACGGCCGACGGCATCGACGAGACCGTGCGCTCGGGCGACGATCCCGGCCCGCTCGCCGGTGTCCCCGTCGCGGTCAAGGACAACTTCTGCACGGCAGGTGTCCCGACGACGTGTGGCTCGAGGATCCTCGACGGGTGGCGCCCTCCGTACTCGGCCACCGCGGTGCGGCGTCTCCTGGGTGCGGGCGCGGTCATCGTCGGCAAGACGAACCTCGACGAGTTCGCCATGGGGAGCTCCACGGAGAACTCGGCGTTCGGCGCCACACGCAATCCGCACGACCCCGACCGTGTTCCGGGCGGGTCGAGCGGCGGAAGCGCGGCGGCGGTGGGCGCCGACCTCGTCCCGCTGGCCTTCGGGTCCGACACCGGCGGCTCGATCCGCCAGCCGGCCGCCTTCTGCGGCGTCGTCGGCGTGAAACCCACCTACGGTGCGGTCTCACGCTACGGACTCGTGGCGTTCGCCAGCAGTCTCGACCAGATCGGGCCCTTCGGTGCCGGCGTGCGCGACGCCGCCGTGGGCCTCGAGGTCGTGGCGGGTCACGACCCCGCCGATTCGACGTCGATCCGCGAGGACGCGCCCGACATCACCGCCGGGTTGGAGGACGGCGTCGCGGGACTTCGGGTCGGGTTGATCCGTGAGCTGACCGGGGTGGAGGGTGTCGCTCCCGAGGTGTCCACCGCCACCACCAACGCCGCCGCGGCGCTCGAGGCAGCGGGTGCGCACGTCGACGAGGTGTCGGTACCGAGCGCCGAGTACGCGCTGTCGGCCTACTACCTCCTGGCTCCCGCAGAGGCGTCGAGCAACCTCGCGCGTTTCGACGGTGTCCGCTACGGGCTGCGCGTCGACGCCGACGAGGTCGAGGAGATGAACCGGAAGACCCGCGCCGCGGGATTCGGCGCCGAGGTGAAACGGCGGATCATGCTCGGCACCTACGCCCTGTCGGCGGGCTACTACGACGCCTACTACGGACGGGCACAGCGCGTGCGCACGCTCGTGATCCGTGAGTTCCGGGAGGCCTACACCGACCACGACGTGCTGCTGTCGCCCACCTCGCCCACGACGGCGTTCGCGCAGGGGGAGCGGGTCGACGATCCCCTGTCGATGTACCTGAGCGACGTGTGCACCGTGGCGTCCAACCTGTCCGGAGACCCCGCGATGAGTGTGCCCTTCGGTACCGACGCAGAAGGGCTCCCGATCGGCGTGCAGGTCCTCGCACCAGCTCTCGGCGAACCCGTGATGTTCCGGGCCGCCCGGGCCATCGAGCAGGCGGCTCCCGACACCGGCGACGGGGTGGCGACGTGA
- the gatC gene encoding Asp-tRNA(Asn)/Glu-tRNA(Gln) amidotransferase subunit GatC — MSGEQISRKDVEHVARLARLALTDDEVALFAEQLSGILEHAARVSALPTDGVPPSTHPILLRNVLRPDTVRASLDRDAVLAEAPDADDGRFRVPRILGDEPPVGDEAP, encoded by the coding sequence ATGTCCGGCGAGCAAATCTCCCGCAAGGACGTCGAGCACGTGGCCCGCCTGGCGCGCCTGGCCCTCACCGACGACGAGGTGGCGCTGTTCGCGGAGCAGCTCTCGGGCATCCTCGAGCACGCGGCGCGGGTCTCGGCACTGCCGACCGACGGTGTTCCACCGAGTACCCATCCGATCCTGTTGCGCAACGTGCTACGCCCCGACACGGTGAGGGCGAGCCTCGATCGCGACGCGGTTCTCGCCGAGGCCCCTGACGCCGATGACGGGCGCTTCCGTGTTCCCAGGATCCTCGGGGACGAGCCCCCCGTCGGCGACGAGGCCCCGTGA
- the ligA gene encoding NAD-dependent DNA ligase LigA: MAVPRKASARAAELRAEIAEHNRRYFELDAPVITDADFDELMQELRRLEAEHPELVDPDSPTRRPGGRAAAHFAAVEHLEPMFSLDNAFERSELDAWGERLSKHLEEPPSFVCEPKLDGVAISLLYENGVLARAATRGDGAVGEDVTPNALTIADVPKRLAGSRVPGVLEVRGEVYLPVAAFEQLNRQQDAAGLPRFANPRNTGAGSLRQKDPAVTAGRDLHVFCYQTGALEGAPALGSHTETLAWLTELGFRVNPLIAPVESLDEVVGYCERMEAQRHDLEYEIDGVVVKVDDLEQRRTLGFTSKAPRWAIAYKFPPEEKTTTLLDIMVSIGRTGRATPFASLEPVHIAGSTVSLATLHNADEVARKDVRKGDTVVVRKAGDVIPEVVGPVPEDRRKGARRWKFPTTCPVCGEPLVRLETEVDHHCVNFECPAQRVQRIVHFAGRSGLDIEGLGEERVAQFVEAGLLKDAGDVYALSVDDLLPLERIGQQSAENLVAAIAASTQRPLAKLLVALGIRHVGPAAATELAARLGHLDAIESASEAELTELDGIGAVIAESIVRWFESEYNRALVAKLRAAGVNLVGPAAPGQGSGGADLTGTTVVITGSFGDRTRDEIRDALVARGAKVTGSVSGRTDYVVAGESPGSKLARAEELGVAVLDEAGLDALLAGDLPA; this comes from the coding sequence ATGGCGGTACCCCGGAAGGCCTCAGCGCGCGCGGCGGAGCTGCGAGCGGAGATCGCCGAGCACAACCGTCGCTACTTCGAGCTCGACGCGCCCGTCATCACCGACGCCGACTTCGACGAGCTGATGCAGGAGCTGCGCCGGCTCGAGGCCGAGCATCCCGAGCTCGTCGATCCCGACTCACCCACCCGGCGACCCGGGGGCCGCGCAGCCGCGCACTTCGCCGCCGTCGAGCACCTGGAGCCGATGTTCTCGCTGGACAACGCGTTCGAGCGCTCGGAGCTCGACGCCTGGGGAGAGCGCCTCTCGAAACACCTCGAGGAGCCACCCTCGTTCGTGTGCGAGCCCAAGCTCGACGGAGTGGCGATCTCGCTGCTGTACGAGAACGGGGTGCTCGCCCGCGCCGCCACCCGTGGTGACGGGGCGGTCGGGGAGGACGTCACCCCCAACGCCCTCACGATCGCCGACGTCCCGAAGCGCCTGGCGGGGTCGAGGGTCCCCGGTGTCCTCGAGGTCCGGGGGGAGGTCTACCTGCCGGTTGCCGCCTTCGAGCAGCTCAATCGCCAACAGGACGCCGCCGGTCTCCCGCGCTTCGCCAACCCGCGCAACACCGGTGCCGGGTCCCTGCGCCAGAAGGACCCGGCGGTCACCGCGGGTCGTGACCTCCACGTCTTCTGCTACCAGACCGGGGCCCTCGAGGGAGCTCCCGCACTCGGCAGCCACACGGAGACTCTGGCGTGGCTCACCGAGCTCGGTTTCCGGGTGAACCCGCTGATCGCCCCGGTGGAATCGCTCGACGAGGTGGTCGGGTACTGCGAGCGCATGGAGGCGCAGCGTCACGACCTCGAGTACGAGATCGACGGCGTCGTCGTCAAGGTCGACGACCTCGAGCAGCGCAGGACCCTCGGTTTCACGAGCAAGGCCCCGCGCTGGGCCATCGCCTACAAGTTCCCACCCGAGGAGAAGACGACGACACTCCTCGACATCATGGTGAGCATCGGCCGCACCGGGCGTGCAACGCCCTTCGCCTCGTTGGAGCCTGTGCACATCGCCGGGTCGACGGTCTCGCTGGCGACGCTCCACAACGCCGACGAGGTGGCGCGCAAGGACGTGCGCAAGGGTGACACGGTCGTCGTCCGCAAGGCCGGTGATGTGATCCCCGAGGTCGTCGGACCGGTCCCCGAGGACCGGCGCAAGGGTGCCCGACGGTGGAAGTTCCCCACGACGTGCCCGGTGTGTGGTGAGCCACTCGTACGCCTCGAGACCGAGGTCGACCACCACTGCGTCAACTTCGAGTGCCCCGCGCAGCGCGTGCAGCGGATCGTGCACTTCGCGGGGCGCTCGGGGCTGGACATCGAGGGCCTCGGGGAGGAGCGAGTCGCCCAGTTCGTGGAGGCAGGTCTCCTGAAGGACGCCGGTGACGTCTACGCGCTGAGCGTCGACGATCTCCTGCCGTTGGAGCGGATCGGGCAGCAGTCGGCGGAGAACCTCGTGGCGGCAATCGCCGCGTCGACGCAACGTCCGCTGGCAAAGCTCCTCGTCGCACTCGGGATCCGCCACGTCGGACCGGCAGCGGCCACGGAGCTTGCCGCGCGCCTCGGGCACCTCGACGCGATCGAGAGTGCATCCGAGGCCGAGCTGACGGAGCTCGACGGGATCGGCGCCGTGATCGCCGAGAGCATCGTCCGCTGGTTCGAGAGCGAGTACAACCGCGCCCTCGTCGCCAAGCTGCGCGCCGCCGGCGTGAACCTCGTGGGCCCCGCAGCGCCCGGTCAGGGGTCGGGTGGTGCCGATCTCACGGGTACCACCGTCGTGATCACGGGCTCCTTCGGCGACCGGACCCGCGACGAGATCCGCGACGCTCTCGTGGCCCGCGGGGCGAAGGTGACCGGCAGCGTGTCGGGACGCACCGACTACGTGGTGGCGGGCGAGAGCCCCGGCTCGAAGCTCGCCCGTGCCGAGGAGCTGGGTGTGGCGGTTCTCGACGAGGCGGGTCTCGACGCCCTGCTGGCCGGCGACCTCCCGGCCTGA
- a CDS encoding MFS transporter yields the protein MTKPPTRDATPHDDIGPDAPLLGEFPGTEEVPGVAWTTLWRERAHRRVARSDHYRWWVLCSVLTGVFATGFTITVLAVAIPEIADDLGSSDTTLTWVVTGPFLAHALGMPLLGRLGDRSGHRQVYLWGLGLFMVFTGLTAFAWSAASLIALRIVGGFEGAATGPSSMALIMHAFTPEDRVRAMGWWALVGAGAPVVGIVVGGPLIEAVGWRVIFLAQLPLLALAWVISSVVLRETPKRDDVTIDVRGALLLAATAVPPLLALNVARAVGWGSPLTVSLFLLAPLFAYLFVRVESRADDPILPLDFFGRRNFTAPLIAQSANQFAYMGGFIVTPLLLEGVFGYTLTVTGLVMLSRPLSYSLSAPPAGYVAVKVGERAAAVTGALCIALSMVVLAAGAGLESVWLVVVGLTASGLGLGIASPSLISSVANTVDLSRQGVAGAAQQMVGLLGLVAGIQVAATVQGGGDEPGSFARAYLVGGAVAAVAVVAAGFVRSADRTREIVAGEAPG from the coding sequence ATGACGAAGCCTCCGACACGCGACGCCACTCCCCACGACGACATCGGCCCCGACGCGCCACTACTCGGGGAGTTCCCCGGAACCGAGGAGGTTCCCGGCGTCGCCTGGACGACGCTCTGGCGTGAGCGGGCTCACCGACGCGTTGCACGCTCCGACCACTACCGCTGGTGGGTCCTGTGCTCCGTGCTCACGGGCGTCTTCGCAACCGGCTTCACGATCACCGTGCTGGCCGTGGCCATACCCGAGATCGCCGACGACCTGGGGTCGAGCGACACCACGCTGACGTGGGTGGTCACCGGACCGTTTCTCGCCCATGCCCTCGGGATGCCGCTGCTCGGGCGGTTGGGTGACCGGAGTGGCCACCGTCAGGTGTACCTGTGGGGCCTCGGTCTCTTCATGGTGTTCACCGGCCTCACCGCGTTCGCCTGGAGCGCGGCGTCGCTCATCGCCTTGCGTATCGTCGGTGGATTCGAGGGGGCTGCGACGGGCCCGAGCTCGATGGCGCTCATCATGCACGCCTTCACACCGGAGGACCGCGTACGGGCCATGGGGTGGTGGGCGCTGGTCGGTGCCGGTGCCCCGGTCGTGGGGATCGTCGTGGGCGGCCCGCTCATCGAGGCCGTGGGGTGGCGGGTCATCTTTCTTGCCCAACTGCCCCTGCTCGCTCTGGCCTGGGTCATCTCCTCGGTGGTTCTCCGGGAGACCCCGAAACGGGACGATGTCACGATCGACGTGCGGGGCGCGCTGCTGCTCGCCGCGACAGCCGTTCCGCCGCTGCTGGCGCTGAACGTCGCCCGTGCCGTCGGATGGGGCTCGCCGCTGACGGTCAGCCTCTTCCTCCTGGCACCGCTGTTCGCCTACCTGTTCGTGCGCGTCGAGTCGCGAGCCGACGACCCGATCCTGCCCCTCGACTTCTTCGGTCGCCGGAACTTCACAGCTCCCCTCATCGCACAGAGCGCCAACCAGTTCGCCTACATGGGTGGGTTCATCGTGACGCCGTTGCTGCTCGAGGGTGTCTTCGGTTACACGTTGACGGTGACGGGTCTCGTGATGCTGAGCCGGCCGTTGTCGTACAGCCTGTCGGCGCCGCCCGCCGGGTATGTGGCGGTGAAGGTCGGCGAGCGGGCGGCGGCTGTGACCGGCGCGCTGTGCATCGCCCTGTCGATGGTCGTGCTGGCGGCCGGAGCCGGCCTGGAGTCGGTGTGGCTCGTCGTGGTCGGCCTCACGGCGTCGGGTCTCGGGCTCGGGATCGCCTCCCCGAGCCTCATCAGCTCGGTCGCCAACACCGTCGACCTGTCCCGCCAGGGTGTCGCGGGAGCAGCGCAGCAGATGGTCGGGCTGCTCGGGCTGGTGGCGGGGATCCAGGTGGCAGCCACGGTGCAGGGGGGAGGCGATGAGCCGGGGTCGTTCGCGCGCGCCTATCTGGTCGGCGGGGCCGTGGCCGCCGTGGCCGTCGTGGCCGCGGGGTTCGTGCGGTCGGCCGACCGGACCCGCGAGATCGTGGCGGGCGAAGCGCCCGGCTGA